A single window of Granulicella mallensis MP5ACTX8 DNA harbors:
- a CDS encoding hemolysin family protein — MLEWMLVHGSLIAFFILANSFFVAAEFALVSVRETRIEQLIALNRPGARTALQLKNNIDDFLPAVQFGVTLASLALGGIGEPAIAEALMHGLAHLTWLPGGHTHLVLYAHTIAVVVAFAIITYFEVLLGELVPKSLALQRAERIALAVAGPVDVFIRMTRPAIQVMNISAALVLRVFRAPLRGESAAHSPEELKLMATATRRMGLLPAFQEEIIHRAIELNHVVTSEIMTPRGKIFSLPANMPLEQASAHIVEEQHSRVPVYDPERGREHIIGVVFSKDISRLMHFRSVAQGLGSHGSSNITLRQVMRDVLVVPETKLAVELLQEFQERRRQIAIVVDEFGSTLGLVTAEDALEQIVGEVHDEFDIGKNLPLPTADGGLMIDGSASLRDLVTQLRWKFPRESGVETLAGFLLAQLGHIPEVGEFVDYECRRFFIAEMKGQRIARVRIEERVDDSKTDKLPRGVAAGDAR, encoded by the coding sequence ATGCTGGAGTGGATGCTTGTACACGGAAGTTTGATCGCCTTCTTCATTTTGGCGAATAGCTTCTTCGTGGCCGCAGAGTTTGCGCTGGTCAGCGTTCGTGAGACCCGTATCGAGCAGCTCATCGCGCTCAACCGGCCCGGCGCGCGCACCGCACTTCAACTCAAGAACAATATCGATGATTTCCTGCCTGCGGTTCAGTTTGGCGTCACCTTGGCCAGCCTGGCTCTAGGCGGCATCGGTGAGCCCGCGATCGCGGAGGCCCTGATGCACGGCCTGGCGCATCTTACGTGGCTGCCCGGAGGGCATACCCACCTGGTGCTCTATGCGCACACGATTGCGGTCGTGGTGGCCTTTGCGATCATCACCTACTTCGAGGTACTGCTCGGGGAGCTGGTGCCGAAGTCGCTCGCCCTGCAGCGTGCGGAGCGCATCGCGTTGGCGGTGGCTGGGCCGGTCGATGTCTTTATCCGCATGACGCGCCCAGCGATCCAGGTGATGAACATTTCGGCCGCCCTGGTGCTGAGGGTCTTCCGTGCGCCTCTGCGCGGAGAGTCGGCAGCGCACTCCCCGGAGGAGCTGAAGCTCATGGCGACGGCAACGCGCCGCATGGGCCTTTTGCCGGCCTTCCAGGAGGAGATCATCCATCGCGCAATTGAGCTCAATCATGTCGTGACCAGCGAGATCATGACGCCGCGCGGCAAGATCTTTTCCTTGCCCGCCAATATGCCGCTGGAGCAGGCCAGCGCTCATATCGTCGAGGAGCAGCACTCGCGCGTTCCGGTCTACGATCCCGAGCGCGGACGCGAGCACATTATCGGAGTCGTCTTCTCGAAAGACATCTCGCGCCTGATGCACTTTCGCAGCGTCGCGCAGGGGCTGGGTAGTCATGGCTCGTCGAACATTACTCTGCGGCAGGTGATGCGCGATGTGCTGGTCGTGCCGGAGACGAAGCTGGCAGTCGAGCTGCTGCAGGAGTTTCAGGAGCGCCGCCGCCAGATTGCGATTGTGGTGGATGAGTTTGGCAGCACGCTTGGCCTGGTAACGGCGGAGGATGCGCTGGAGCAGATCGTCGGCGAGGTGCATGACGAGTTCGATATCGGCAAGAACCTCCCCCTCCCCACAGCCGATGGCGGCCTGATGATCGATGGCAGCGCGTCTCTGCGCGATCTAGTGACGCAGCTCCGCTGGAAGTTCCCGCGAGAGTCCGGGGTGGAGACCCTTGCAGGTTTCCTGCTGGCACAGCTTGGGCATATTCCCGAGGTGGGAGAGTTCGTGGACTACGAGTGTCGGCGCTTTTTCATCGCGGAGATGAAGGGCCAGCGCATTGCGCGCGTTCGCATTGAAGAGCGCGTAGACGATTCGAAGACAGACAAGCTGCCTCGCGGGGTTGCGGCTGGAGACGCCCGTTGA
- a CDS encoding BrxA/BrxB family bacilliredoxin produces the protein MYPELMVIPMREELTKAGVQEARSSADVDAAVAQPGTTMLVVNSICGCAAGKMRPGVRLALQHTTKPDHAVTVFAGQDREATDRARSYFQGHPPTSPAIAILRDGQLVYLMQRSAIESSTAPAIAQELTRAFETYCSKATA, from the coding sequence ATGTATCCAGAGTTGATGGTAATTCCGATGCGCGAAGAGTTGACGAAGGCCGGTGTGCAGGAAGCACGCTCCAGCGCGGACGTCGATGCCGCTGTTGCACAGCCCGGAACCACGATGCTCGTCGTCAATTCCATCTGCGGCTGCGCCGCGGGCAAGATGCGCCCAGGCGTACGTCTCGCGCTGCAGCACACCACCAAGCCCGACCATGCCGTAACGGTCTTCGCCGGCCAGGACCGCGAAGCCACCGACCGTGCCCGCAGCTACTTCCAGGGACATCCGCCGACGTCGCCTGCCATCGCCATCCTGCGCGACGGACAGCTCGTCTACCTGATGCAGCGCTCCGCGATCGAAAGCTCGACCGCTCCGGCGATTGCCCAGGAACTGACCCGCGCCTTCGAGACCTACTGCTCGAAAGCAACGGCCTAA
- the modB gene encoding molybdate ABC transporter permease subunit, with protein sequence MDFPALGLTLRLACLTTLLLLLLAMPLAAWIASGQSAGRRVAQAAVALPLILPPTVLGFYMLMGLGPATALGRTIIRCFGHPLAFTFPGIVLGSMVYSLPFAVQPLVTGFAGVDRSLLETASVLGAGPWTIFRRIVLPLSRTSFLTAAVLTFAHTVGEFGVVLMIGGDIPGVTRTLSISIFDQVQELNYAAANRTALWLVVLSFAALLIVYTRGHRSQGAELG encoded by the coding sequence ATGGACTTCCCCGCGCTTGGCCTCACGCTACGTTTGGCCTGCCTCACGACGCTGCTGCTTCTGCTGCTCGCCATGCCGCTGGCTGCATGGATCGCCAGCGGCCAGAGTGCAGGCCGCCGTGTGGCGCAAGCCGCTGTGGCGCTGCCGCTCATTCTGCCCCCCACCGTGCTCGGCTTCTACATGCTGATGGGGCTGGGGCCCGCAACGGCGCTGGGACGCACGATCATTCGCTGCTTTGGACATCCCCTCGCCTTTACTTTCCCCGGAATCGTCCTTGGCTCCATGGTGTACAGCCTGCCCTTTGCGGTGCAGCCACTGGTGACAGGCTTTGCCGGCGTCGACCGCTCGCTACTGGAGACAGCCAGCGTGCTCGGCGCCGGCCCGTGGACGATCTTCCGCCGGATCGTTCTGCCGCTATCGCGCACCTCGTTCCTGACGGCTGCGGTCCTCACCTTTGCCCATACGGTGGGCGAGTTCGGCGTAGTTCTCATGATCGGCGGCGATATCCCGGGCGTTACGCGCACGCTTTCTATCTCGATCTTCGACCAGGTACAGGAGCTCAACTACGCTGCCGCCAATCGGACGGCGCTCTGGCTGGTGGTCCTTTCCTTCGCCGCGCTCCTGATCGTCTATACGCGTGGCCATCGCAGCCAGGGCGCGGAGCTGGGCTAA
- a CDS encoding ATP-binding cassette domain-containing protein — protein sequence MDTLQSAPHHRLAVHRQLGPLRFDVDLEFSAPWTLIFGPSGSGKSSLLRAISGLSGHAGTEFARHNAGGQWSILSPRLATNLRSLSYAPQSPTLFPHLTVRENVAFPSQSLAKAPNHTLLVEQALELFEVTGHADRLPSKLSGGERQRVNLARAFAVPEARLMLLDEPFSGVDRAMRDALLPRMQAWLQQNKIPVISVSHDVDEALLLRAEVVVLAQGSVVNQGPAAEVLNEERVRMLKILGSG from the coding sequence ATGGACACCCTGCAGAGTGCACCGCACCATCGGCTTGCCGTACACCGGCAACTCGGACCTCTGCGCTTCGACGTAGACCTTGAGTTCTCTGCCCCCTGGACGCTCATCTTCGGGCCCTCCGGCAGCGGTAAAAGCTCCCTGCTGCGTGCGATCAGCGGGCTGTCGGGACACGCCGGAACGGAGTTTGCGAGACACAATGCAGGAGGCCAGTGGAGCATCCTCTCGCCACGATTGGCGACGAACCTTCGCTCGCTAAGCTACGCCCCGCAAAGCCCGACGCTCTTCCCGCATCTCACCGTGCGCGAGAACGTGGCTTTCCCCTCCCAATCCCTTGCAAAAGCCCCAAACCACACGCTGCTGGTGGAACAGGCATTGGAGCTTTTCGAAGTAACCGGCCATGCCGATCGGTTGCCGAGCAAGCTGTCCGGGGGAGAACGCCAACGCGTCAATCTGGCGCGTGCCTTTGCCGTTCCGGAGGCGAGGCTGATGCTTCTCGACGAGCCCTTCTCCGGCGTCGATCGCGCGATGCGCGATGCCCTGCTTCCCCGCATGCAGGCCTGGCTGCAACAGAACAAGATCCCAGTGATCTCGGTAAGCCACGATGTGGATGAAGCTCTGCTCCTGCGGGCGGAGGTCGTTGTGCTTGCCCAGGGATCGGTCGTGAATCAAGGGCCAGCTGCTGAAGTTCTGAACGAGGAGCGGGTGCGGATGTTGAAGATTCTTGGCTCGGGTTAG
- a CDS encoding ABC transporter permease has translation MSASQRSQLHQTARDIARRFLLTIPVLWLVVTVVFLLIHIVPGDPIVQMLGEGATAADIAGLRHAYGLDAPLGVQYAHYWGGIAHADLGQSLRLHDSVLHLVLQRYPYTLALTLAAMLIGIGLAIPAGVISARRRDRWPDRSLGLLSLVGLSFPNFALGPILIIVFSIGLGWLPVSGAGNGTSDFLRHLILPAITLGLGMAAILTRMVRTSMLEELGQDYIRTARAKGLSERTVVYRHALRNALNPVLTVVGLQFGSLLAGAIVTETIFGWPGLGRLTLSAISNRDYALVQGCILAVGLTYVLVNLLTDAAYAVADPRMRR, from the coding sequence TTGAGCGCATCCCAAAGATCGCAACTTCACCAGACGGCGCGGGACATTGCCCGTCGTTTTCTTCTGACGATCCCTGTGCTCTGGCTAGTCGTCACCGTGGTCTTCCTGCTGATCCACATCGTTCCGGGCGATCCTATCGTGCAGATGCTTGGGGAAGGTGCTACGGCGGCGGATATCGCGGGCCTGCGCCATGCCTACGGCCTCGACGCCCCCCTGGGCGTGCAGTATGCGCATTACTGGGGAGGAATCGCGCATGCCGATCTCGGGCAGTCGCTGCGTCTGCACGATTCGGTCTTGCATCTGGTGTTGCAGCGCTATCCGTATACGCTTGCTCTTACTTTAGCGGCGATGCTGATTGGGATCGGCCTGGCCATCCCTGCGGGGGTGATCTCGGCGAGACGCCGCGATCGTTGGCCCGACCGCTCTCTGGGCCTTCTCAGCCTTGTTGGCCTGTCGTTCCCCAACTTTGCGCTGGGGCCGATTCTCATCATCGTCTTCTCCATCGGGCTGGGATGGCTGCCGGTCTCGGGTGCAGGGAACGGCACGAGCGATTTCCTGCGGCACCTGATCCTGCCGGCTATCACGCTGGGGCTGGGCATGGCTGCGATTCTGACCCGTATGGTGCGGACGTCGATGCTCGAAGAGCTTGGCCAGGACTACATCCGTACGGCGCGAGCCAAGGGGCTTTCGGAGCGGACAGTGGTCTACCGGCATGCTTTGCGCAATGCGCTAAACCCTGTACTGACGGTCGTTGGATTGCAGTTCGGTTCGCTGCTGGCAGGGGCCATCGTAACGGAGACGATCTTCGGCTGGCCCGGCCTGGGACGTCTGACGCTCTCGGCGATCTCCAATCGCGATTACGCGCTGGTGCAGGGATGCATTCTCGCTGTCGGCTTGACCTATGTTCTGGTCAATCTGCTCACCGATGCGGCTTATGCCGTTGCGGACCCGAGGATGCGGCGGTAG
- a CDS encoding DUF433 domain-containing protein has product MSYTRSMGYAGIITIEPGKRDGKPCIRGLRVTVYDVLEYLASGMTHTQILQDFPYLTEDDLRACLAFAADKERNIEILTA; this is encoded by the coding sequence TTGTCCTACACTCGATCCATGGGGTACGCAGGCATCATTACGATAGAGCCAGGCAAACGCGACGGAAAGCCCTGCATACGAGGCTTGCGCGTAACGGTCTACGATGTGCTCGAATACCTGGCGTCAGGAATGACGCATACCCAGATCCTTCAAGACTTCCCTTACCTGACGGAAGACGATCTCCGCGCCTGTCTGGCATTTGCCGCCGACAAAGAACGAAACATAGAAATCCTAACGGCATAA
- the thrC gene encoding threonine synthase, with the protein MSMQSHMLRCTGCAQRIAGEAARSDFRCPDCGDLYEVEYPWSESASGTTAKDVPVNRPNPFALRHLWQERRTSTLAVDQSGVWRFRDLLPIVADDQAITLREGNTPLYELPKSAAALGMNWLLAKHQGMNPTGSFKDTGMTAALSVAVSRGFEWVACASTGNTSAAMAAYAARAGLRSMVLIPEGKIAWGKLSQSMDYGSMTVQLRTDFDGCVRVLTELVRRAPIYLLNSVNPYRLEGQKTPAFEMLEQTDWQVPHHVIVPGGNLANCAALGKGFAEMKHLGFISRVPKISVIQAEGANPLYRAMQANGGESLEPVVADTRATAIRIGNPASWRKTVRILKANGGWCEQVNEREIALAKAEIGAEGIGCEPASAVTLAGLKKLVAAGHVGREETAVLLLTGHTLKDPEYTIQYHRGQLFNAAELAGATPAELGQHKAFQKAPLVLDANVDDVLRALDAVAATAGQTA; encoded by the coding sequence ATGAGTATGCAATCACACATGCTTCGATGCACGGGCTGCGCCCAGAGAATAGCTGGTGAAGCGGCTCGTAGCGACTTCCGTTGCCCGGACTGCGGCGATCTGTATGAAGTTGAGTATCCCTGGAGTGAAAGTGCTTCGGGCACTACGGCTAAGGATGTACCGGTCAATCGCCCTAACCCTTTTGCTTTGAGGCATCTGTGGCAGGAGCGTAGAACCTCGACTTTAGCTGTGGACCAGAGCGGTGTCTGGCGTTTTCGTGACCTGCTGCCGATTGTCGCCGACGATCAGGCCATTACGCTTCGCGAGGGCAATACGCCGCTCTACGAGCTGCCGAAGTCTGCTGCCGCGTTAGGGATGAACTGGCTGCTGGCCAAGCACCAGGGCATGAACCCCACAGGGTCGTTCAAGGACACGGGGATGACCGCGGCGCTGTCGGTAGCAGTCTCGCGTGGCTTCGAGTGGGTAGCCTGCGCCTCGACCGGCAATACCTCGGCGGCGATGGCAGCCTATGCTGCCCGTGCCGGTCTGCGCAGCATGGTGTTGATCCCCGAAGGCAAGATCGCCTGGGGTAAGCTCTCGCAGTCGATGGACTACGGCTCGATGACCGTCCAGTTGCGCACGGACTTCGATGGCTGCGTGCGCGTGCTGACGGAACTCGTGAGGCGTGCTCCGATCTATCTGCTGAACTCGGTGAATCCTTACAGACTTGAGGGCCAAAAGACGCCCGCGTTCGAGATGCTGGAGCAGACCGATTGGCAGGTGCCGCATCACGTCATCGTTCCCGGCGGCAATCTGGCAAACTGTGCCGCCCTGGGCAAGGGCTTCGCGGAGATGAAGCATCTTGGGTTCATCTCGCGTGTGCCGAAGATCAGTGTCATCCAGGCCGAGGGAGCGAATCCGCTCTACCGCGCCATGCAGGCGAACGGTGGGGAGAGCCTGGAGCCCGTAGTCGCTGATACACGGGCCACGGCGATCCGTATCGGCAATCCCGCCTCCTGGAGAAAGACCGTGCGCATCCTCAAGGCCAACGGCGGGTGGTGCGAACAGGTCAATGAACGAGAGATTGCGTTGGCCAAAGCTGAGATTGGCGCCGAGGGTATCGGCTGCGAGCCTGCGTCGGCGGTTACGCTGGCGGGCTTGAAGAAGCTGGTGGCGGCAGGCCATGTTGGCAGGGAAGAGACGGCGGTGCTGTTGCTGACCGGCCACACCCTGAAGGATCCCGAGTACACCATCCAGTACCATCGCGGCCAACTGTTCAATGCGGCGGAACTTGCAGGTGCAACCCCTGCAGAGCTGGGCCAGCACAAGGCCTTTCAAAAGGCTCCGCTGGTGCTGGACGCAAATGTGGATGACGTTCTGCGGGCGCTGGATGCGGTGGCTGCTACGGCGGGCCAGACCGCATGA
- the trxA gene encoding thioredoxin translates to MAGQFVTEVNDADFEKVVLQSETPVLVDFWAAWCGPCRALAPVVDAVAEEYKGQLKVMKMDVDRNNMTPGRYGIRGIPALLIFKGGKVAEQIVGFVPKDTIDQSLKRVLVQETAQVRA, encoded by the coding sequence ATGGCAGGTCAGTTTGTTACAGAAGTAAACGACGCCGACTTTGAGAAGGTGGTGTTGCAATCCGAGACCCCGGTCCTGGTGGACTTCTGGGCCGCATGGTGTGGTCCCTGTCGCGCTTTGGCTCCCGTAGTCGACGCCGTTGCCGAAGAGTACAAAGGCCAGCTCAAGGTTATGAAAATGGACGTTGATCGTAACAACATGACGCCCGGCCGCTACGGCATCCGCGGCATCCCCGCGCTCTTGATCTTCAAGGGCGGCAAGGTCGCTGAGCAGATCGTGGGCTTTGTTCCCAAGGACACCATCGACCAGTCGTTGAAGCGTGTGCTCGTCCAGGAGACAGCACAGGTTCGCGCGTAA
- the thrB gene encoding homoserine kinase has product MSAATTVGGVRLVLPATSANLGPGFDAAGLAMSMHLSVEAHAASSFEIHATGRDAELCGALDRNLILDTYRSVLSDAGRRIAPLRLALHNEIPLGMGCGSSAAALLAGVALADHFGGLELGDAGIVSEASRLEGHPDNVAACWYGGFTVSTQQGDDVEVATFAGDPGWGLVLAVQATSLATKQARALLPESYAKADTIFNVQRASLLVAAFAQGRLGLLRTAMQDRMHQPYRMEACPLLKQLLPLAEEPEIAGVALSGAGPSVLLFLAEGTTFLEAETRLRQLLSPEVELLSLRIAGGVTKTLLDTP; this is encoded by the coding sequence ATGAGTGCTGCGACAACCGTAGGTGGCGTGCGCCTGGTACTGCCGGCGACCTCAGCGAATCTGGGCCCTGGTTTCGATGCCGCAGGACTGGCAATGTCGATGCATCTCTCCGTGGAAGCGCATGCTGCGTCCAGCTTTGAGATTCATGCCACGGGCCGCGATGCCGAGCTTTGCGGGGCGTTGGATCGCAATCTCATTCTCGATACCTATCGCAGTGTCTTAAGCGACGCAGGACGGCGAATTGCTCCGTTGCGGCTTGCTCTGCACAACGAAATTCCGCTGGGTATGGGCTGTGGTTCGAGTGCTGCCGCGCTGCTGGCTGGGGTCGCACTGGCTGACCACTTTGGCGGCCTTGAGCTTGGCGATGCGGGGATTGTCTCTGAAGCAAGCCGCCTTGAAGGCCACCCGGACAATGTCGCCGCATGCTGGTACGGCGGCTTTACGGTTTCAACCCAGCAAGGGGACGACGTAGAGGTGGCTACGTTTGCCGGAGATCCCGGCTGGGGGTTAGTCCTGGCGGTTCAGGCCACCAGCCTTGCAACGAAGCAGGCCCGTGCGCTGTTGCCGGAAAGCTATGCAAAGGCTGACACGATCTTCAACGTGCAGCGCGCTTCCTTATTAGTTGCCGCATTTGCCCAGGGGAGATTAGGTCTGCTCCGTACTGCCATGCAGGACCGGATGCATCAGCCGTACCGGATGGAAGCCTGTCCGCTGCTCAAGCAGTTGCTTCCGCTGGCCGAAGAGCCGGAGATCGCAGGTGTCGCGTTGAGCGGAGCCGGCCCCTCGGTATTGCTGTTTCTGGCGGAAGGGACGACCTTTCTTGAGGCTGAGACGCGTTTGCGTCAGCTGCTTTCGCCGGAAGTTGAGCTGCTTTCGCTCCGAATTGCCGGGGGCGTCACAAAAACATTGCTCGACACTCCCTAG
- a CDS encoding UDP-N-acetylmuramate dehydrogenase, whose translation MTSASLPLREDVPLAPLTTFRIGGPARYFAEATTEQEVAAAVAWAEAQGVELFLLGGGSNLLVHDEGFAGLVLQMKIAGIEALGDGVFEVGAGESWDGFVARAVAAECAGIECLAGIPGSVGGTPVQNVGAYGQEVSETIVSVRAFDRQAKAFVDLSKQECRFRYRASLFNTDARGRYIVTRVRFQLRAGGVPTLRYADLQKHFADAHPTPSLVAVAAAVREIRRAKGMLIVEGDPDCRSAGSFFKNPVVAASLLPEVAKAVGGEVKDVPSWPAGEGCVKLPAAWLLERAGFVKGYGVGPAGISTRHTLALTNRGGATFADVEHLEEEIVAGVEIRFGIRLEREPVVLG comes from the coding sequence GTGACCTCTGCAAGCCTGCCCCTCCGTGAAGACGTTCCTCTCGCCCCGTTGACCACCTTTCGAATCGGCGGCCCCGCACGATATTTTGCCGAAGCGACGACGGAACAGGAGGTTGCGGCTGCCGTTGCCTGGGCTGAAGCGCAGGGGGTAGAGCTCTTCCTGCTGGGCGGCGGCAGCAACCTGCTGGTGCATGACGAAGGCTTTGCCGGTCTTGTGCTCCAGATGAAGATTGCGGGCATCGAGGCGCTGGGCGATGGGGTGTTCGAGGTCGGTGCGGGCGAATCCTGGGACGGATTTGTCGCACGGGCCGTCGCGGCGGAGTGTGCCGGTATCGAGTGCCTTGCCGGGATTCCGGGCAGCGTGGGGGGAACTCCGGTGCAGAACGTGGGGGCCTACGGGCAGGAGGTCTCGGAGACGATTGTGTCGGTGCGGGCCTTCGACCGGCAGGCGAAGGCCTTCGTCGATCTTTCGAAGCAGGAGTGCCGGTTCCGCTATCGCGCGAGCTTGTTCAATACGGACGCTCGCGGCCGTTATATCGTTACGCGCGTACGCTTTCAGCTTCGGGCGGGAGGAGTGCCTACGCTGCGTTATGCCGATCTTCAGAAGCATTTCGCAGATGCTCACCCAACGCCGTCGCTGGTCGCGGTCGCTGCTGCTGTGCGTGAGATTCGCCGGGCAAAGGGAATGCTGATTGTCGAGGGTGATCCGGACTGCCGTAGTGCGGGGTCGTTCTTCAAAAACCCGGTGGTAGCTGCGTCGTTGCTTCCAGAGGTCGCCAAAGCTGTGGGGGGCGAGGTTAAAGACGTGCCTAGCTGGCCTGCGGGCGAGGGCTGCGTGAAGCTGCCTGCAGCCTGGTTGCTGGAACGTGCGGGCTTCGTCAAGGGATATGGTGTCGGTCCGGCGGGAATCTCGACGCGCCATACGTTGGCGCTGACCAATCGCGGGGGCGCGACGTTTGCGGATGTTGAGCATTTGGAAGAAGAGATTGTGGCCGGGGTAGAGATTCGGTTCGGGATTCGACTGGAACGGGAACCGGTGGTGCTCGGGTAG
- the modA gene encoding molybdate ABC transporter substrate-binding protein, protein MRRSVPLRALLTLALLVVLSAVAQGQTKELHIAAAADLQPVMPTLVQAYEHATGIKIVASFGSTATLTQQLMNGDPQDVFLAADYTHPEQLVAANLTVEHSPVPYANGVLVLWARKDSPAQPLTLDVLTEPRVQKIAVANDQHAPYGVAATKALAALHLTDKVAGKLVVAENIAQTAQFAESGNAQVGLISLTIASSPHFREIGSYIRFPRIYPAIRQCGVTLKASKNQSEAQDFLRWLTSNDVQSKLQTMGLDPAS, encoded by the coding sequence ATGAGACGTTCTGTTCCCCTCCGTGCACTCCTCACCCTTGCGTTGCTTGTCGTCTTGAGCGCGGTTGCCCAGGGGCAGACCAAAGAACTCCATATCGCCGCCGCTGCCGACCTGCAACCGGTCATGCCGACCCTCGTTCAGGCCTATGAACACGCCACCGGAATCAAGATCGTCGCGTCCTTCGGTTCGACGGCGACGCTAACCCAGCAGTTGATGAACGGCGATCCCCAGGACGTCTTTCTCGCGGCAGACTACACCCACCCGGAACAACTGGTAGCCGCAAACCTCACGGTGGAACACAGCCCAGTCCCGTATGCCAACGGAGTCCTGGTGCTCTGGGCACGCAAAGACTCTCCGGCCCAACCGCTGACCCTCGACGTCCTGACCGAGCCTCGCGTGCAGAAGATTGCCGTCGCCAACGATCAACATGCGCCCTATGGCGTGGCCGCGACCAAGGCGCTCGCAGCGCTGCATCTCACCGACAAGGTCGCCGGCAAGCTCGTAGTCGCGGAGAACATCGCGCAGACGGCTCAGTTCGCCGAGTCCGGCAACGCCCAGGTGGGGCTTATCTCGCTAACCATCGCCAGTTCGCCTCACTTTCGCGAGATCGGCAGCTATATCCGTTTCCCGCGCATCTACCCCGCTATCCGGCAATGCGGCGTTACCCTGAAAGCCTCGAAGAACCAGAGCGAGGCCCAGGATTTCCTGCGCTGGCTGACGAGCAACGACGTCCAATCGAAGCTGCAGACGATGGGGCTCGATCCCGCAAGCTAG